In a genomic window of Ipomoea triloba cultivar NCNSP0323 chromosome 3, ASM357664v1:
- the LOC116013956 gene encoding glutamine synthetase cytosolic isozyme 2-like → MSLLSDLINLNLSECTDKIIAEYIWVGGSGMDLRSKARTISGPVTDPSKLPKWNYDGSSTGQAPGKDSEVILYPQAIFRDPFRRGNNILVMCDCYTPAGEAIPTNKRYNAAKIFSHPDVAKEEPWYGIEQEYTLLQKDVNWPIGWPLGGYPGPQGPYYCGVGAEKAWGRDIVDSHYKACLYAGINISGINGEVMPGQWEFQVGPCVGISAADELWVARYILERITEIAGVVLSFDPKPIQGDWNGAGAHTNYSTKSMRNAGGYEVIKTAIEKLKLRHKDHIAAYGTGNERRLTGRHETADINTFSWGVANRGASVRVGRDTEKEGKGYFEDRRPASNMDPYTVTSMIAETTLLWKS, encoded by the exons ATGTCTCTTCTCTCAGATCTCATCAACCTCAACCTCTCCGAATGCACCGATAAGATAATCGCTGAATACATATG GGTTGGTGGATCTGGCATGGATCTCAGGAGCAAAGCCAGG ACTATATCTGGACCTGTCACTGACCCCTCAAAGCTTCCCAAGTGGAACTATGATGGGTCTAGCACAGGCCAAGCTCCTGGAAAGGACAGTGAAGTAATCCTATA CCCTCAAGCGATCTTCAGGGACCCCTTTAGGAGGGGTAACAATATCTTG GTCATGTGTGACTGTTACACTCCAGCTGGTGAGGCTATTCCAACAAACAAGAGGTACAACGCAGCCAAGATTTTCAGTCACCCTGATGTTGCAAAAGAGGAGCCCTG GTATGGAATTGAGCAAGAATACACCCTTCTGCAAAAAGATGTTAATTGGCCCATTGGTTGGCCACTCGGAGGTTATCCTGGACCTCAG GGACCATACTACTGTGGAGTTGGTGCTGAAAAGGCTTGGGGGCGCGATATTGTCGACTCACATTACAAGGCCTGTCTTTATGCAGGGATCAACATCAGTGGCATTAACGGAGAAGTGATGCCTGGACAG TGGGAGTTCCAAGTTGGACCTTGTGTTGGCATCTCTGCTGCTGATGAACTCTGGGTGGCTCGGTATATTCTCGAG AGGATTACTGAGATTGCTGGGGTTGTTCTGTCATTCGACCCCAAACCCATCCAG GGTGATTGGAATGGTGCTGGTGCTCACACAAACTACAG CACAAAATCAATGAGGAATGCAGGTGGATATGAAGTGATTAAGACAGCCATTGAAAAGCTTAAGCTGAGGCACAAAGACCACATTGCGGCCTATGGTACAGGCAACGAGCGTCGCCTGACCGGGAGACACGAAACAGCCGACATCAACACTTTCTCATGG GGAGTGGCTAACCGAGGCGCGTCTGTTCGCGTGGGTCGGGACACTGAGAAAGAAGGCAAAGGCTACTTCGAGGACAGAAGACCGGCGTCAAATATGGATCCGTACACTGTTACCTCCATGATTGCCGAAACCACCCTCCTCTGGAAGTCTTAA
- the LOC116014409 gene encoding condensin complex subunit 3, whose protein sequence is MPALLNHGGGGGEEEAEQQLELTQKIARVLDEVRSSHATHLRKLKELSALRSRSSVSSEKFFAAFCTALTPLFDFQRRTSSAERIIRFVAIFAGERDSKNASHSDAFLEQFLRFLLVAAVAANRTARIRACQIISEIIMRLPDDTEVSNELWDEVIEGMKLRVGDKVPAVRTFAIRALSRFVNDSENSDVLELFMQTLLLEQNVDVRKTIVLSLPPSHSTATTVIDCTLDVSESVRKAAYCVLASKFPLQSLSIKLRTTILQRGLADRSLSVMKECIKLMKDEWLAKCCNEDPIKLLKFLDVETYELVGESVMSTLLKAGLVKLQDGQSIRQFFTSTSDSAEGQCNCTVQVMEAEVAFFWRTFCKHLQVEAQVKGSDAAMKTGTESAVYAAEASDSNDLLDQVLPATVSDYVELVKAHIDAGPNYRFASRQLLLLGAMLDFSDASNRRVAGEFLQELLHKPLDYELDEHENEVVIGDGINLGGDKDWAAAVSELARKVHATSGEFEEVVVGVIEELARPCRERTANCMQWLHCLAVISLLLENAQSFHWMQGKAIEPVEILHSVLLPGVKHVHLDVQRAATRCLGLFGLLERRPSDDLVKHLRRSFVKGPSPVTIMASKALIDLAMWHGPNEVDKAMNQPLSSQLRDHSMVVTPIELCDGREDFEIELLDLLYNGLQKNDWDDCIESNDNESVKSILGEGFAKILLLSEKYSGLPALSHPVLFAKLIGLYFFSESKEFQRLKQCLSVFFEHYPSLSVNHKMCLSKAFVPVMRSMWPGINGNATGSTAMVSNMRKRAVQASLFMVQMMQAPIYKKGTAPSNEDGMKNLDDSVDPSSEYESGEEGLAIRIGAEVTSFRGKKTAAEKSYTSALCKTLVLLRFRSSEQEAVKLMRQLLNLIFESVAAEKELLKDLKQMAERLQALDRLPDQKLSSDQANLILGKLEVEVTFDEDISMEVPPTPAPRSTRPSRGRRRARNVEESSSDEELSPSSVVPANPGATSTRSQRASKTVALTKMTAKRTLKIDEEDEDEGSEVTSDDDDSDAFD, encoded by the exons ATGCCGGCCCTCCTCAAccacggcggcggcggaggagaagaagaagcagaGCAGCAGCttgaattaactcaaaaaatagCTAGGGTTTTGGATGAGGTCAGGTCGTCCCATGCTACCCACCTCCGGAAGCTCAAGGAGCTCTCCGCTCTCCGTTCCCGCTCATCTGTATCCTCGGAAAAGTTCTTTGCGGCTTTCTGCACAGCGTTGACTCCACTTTTTGACTTCCAACGCCGTACATCCTCCGCGGAGAGAATTATCCGATTCGTCGCGATCTTTGCGGGTGAACGGGACTCGAAGAATGCTTCTCACAGTGACGCGTTTCTCGAGCAGTTCCTTAGGTTTTTGCTCGTGGCTGCGGTGGCAGCCAACAGGACGGCGAGAATTAGAGCTTGTCAGATCATTTCTGAG ATCATAATGCGGCTGCCGGATGACACTGAAGTTAGCAATGAACTTTGGGATGAGGTGATAGAGGGAATGAAGTTGCGTGTTGGTGATAAGGTCCCTGCTGTGCGAACATTTGCTATCAGGGCTCTTTCACGCTTTGTGAATGATTCAGAAAATAGTGATGTTCTAGAGTTGTTCATGCAGACATTGCTTCTTGAGCAGAATGTG GATGTTCGTAAGACAATTGTGCTTTCTCTTCCGCCTTCGCACTCCACTGCTACTACAGTAATTGATTGCACCTTGGATGTGAGTGAATCTGTACGTAAAGCAGCTTATTGTGTGCTTGCTAGTAAGTTTCCCCTACAGAGCCTCAG CATCAAACTTAGGACAACTATCTTGCAGAGGGGGTTGGCAGATCGCTCCTTGTCTGTCATGAAGGAGTGCATTAAATTGATGAAAGATGAATGGCTCGCCAAATGTTGCAATGAAGACccaataaaacttttaaaatttcttgATGTTGAAACCTATGAGTTAGTTGGAGAGTCAGTAATGAGCACTTTGTTAAAAGCTGGACTGGTGAAATTGCAAGATGGTCAAAGTATTAGGCAGTTCTTTACATCAACTAGTGACTCTGCTGAAG GACAATGCAACTGCACTGTCCAAGTAATGGAAGCAGAGGTTGCATTTTTTTGGAGAACCTTCTGTAAGCACCTGCAGGTGGAAGCACAA GTGAAGGGCTCTGATGCTGCAATGAAAACAGGCACTGAATCTGCTGTCTATGCAGCAGAAGCTTCAGACAGTAATGATCTTCTTGACCAAGTTCTACCTGCTACTGTCAGTGATTATGTGGAATTGGTTAAAGCTCATATAGATGCTG GCCCAAATTATCGCTTTGCATCTCGGCAATTACTATTGCTTGGTGCAATGCTTGACTTTTCTGATGCTTCAAACAGAAGGGTTGCTGGTGAATTTTTGCAGGAGTTGCTGCACAAACCCCTTGATTATGAACTGGATGAGCATGAAAATGAGGTGGTTATAGGAGATGGTATCAATTTAGGTGGGGACAAGGATTGGGCTGCTGCTGTGTCAGAACTGGCAAGGAAAGTGCATGCTACATCAGGAGAATTTGAAGAAGTGGTTGTAGGGGTTATAGAAGAACTTGCTCGACCTTGCAGGGAAAGGACAGCAAATTGTATGCAATGGCTTCACTGTCTTGCAGTGATTAGCCTTCTCTTGGAAAACGCACAGTCATTTCATTGGATGCAGGGAAAGGCCATAGAACCTGTAGAGATTTTGCATTCTGTTTTGCTTCCTGGG GTAAAACATGTCCATTTGGATGTTCAGAGGGCTGCCACGAGGTGTCTAGGTCTTTTTGGTCTTTTGGAAAGGAGGCCCAGTGATGATTTAGTGAAACATTTAAGGCGCTCTTTTGTTAAAGGCCCTTCTCCAGTTACTATTATGGCTTCTAAGGCTTTGATTGATCTTGCAATGTGGCATGGTCCTAATGAAGTAGATAAAGCCATGAATCAACCTTTGTCTTCACAACTCCGCGATCATTCCATGGTTGTTACACCAATTGAACTCTGTGATGGAAGAGAGGATTTTGAGATAGAATTGCTTGATCTTTTATATAATGGACTTCAAAAGAATGACTGGGATGATTGTATAGAGAGTAATGACAATGAGTCAGTTAAGTCCATTCTTGGAGAGGGATTTGCAAAGATTCTTCTTCTTAGTGAGAAGTATTCAGGCCTACCTGCTTTGTCACATCCTGTACTATTTGCCAAGCTAATTGGCTTGTACTTTTTTAGTGAGAGCAAAGAATTTCAGAG GTTGAAACAGTGTTTATCTGTATTCTTTGAGCACTATCCATCCCTCTCAGTGAATCACAAG ATGTGCTTATCCAAGGCTTTTGTGCCAGTTATGCGCTCTATGTGGCCAGGCATCAATGGAAATGCTACAGGGTCTACAGCAATGGTATCTAACATGCGCAAACGTGCTGTGCAAGCATCACTTTTTATGGTGCAGATGATGCAAGCTCCCATTTACAAAAAGGGGACTGCACCTTCCAATGAAGATGGCATGAAAAACCTAGATGATTCAGTGGATCCTTCCTCAGAGTATGAGAGTGGAGAAGAAGGGCTTGCAATACGAATTGGTGCTGAG GTAACTAGCTTCCGTGGCAAGAAGACAGCAGCTGAGAAATCATATACATCTGCACTCTGCAAGACGCTAGTCTTGCTCCGTTTTAGGTCATCAGAACAAGAGGCTGTTAAGTTAATGCGGCAGCTATTAAACCTTATCTTTGAATCTGTAGCAGCTGAGAAGGAGCTTTTGAAGGATTTGAAACAGATGGCTGAAAGGCTACAGGCTTTAGACCGACTTCCAGATCAGAAATTGTCTTCTGATCAGGCCAATCTTATTTTAG GGAAGTTAGAGGTTGAAGTAACATTTGATGAGGACATCTCCATGGAAGTGCCACCTACTCCAGCGCCAAGATCAACTAGACCAAGCCGTGGCAGGAGAAGAGCGAGGAATGTGGAAGAATCTTCCTCAGACGAGGAGTTGTCACCCTCATCTGTCGTTCCTGCTAACCCTGGTGCAACGAGCACCCGGTCACAGAGGGCTAGTAAGACAGTGGCACTGACCAAGATGACTGCCAAGAGAACACTTAAGATtgatgaggaagatgaagatgagGGTTCAGAGGTGACATCGGACGATGATGATTCTGATGCGTTTGATTAG
- the LOC116014018 gene encoding uncharacterized protein LOC116014018, with protein MALEWVVLGYTAGAEAIMVLLLTLPGLNPLRKGLVSVAQSLLKPLSSIVPFCLFLMMDIYYKYETRPTCESPEACSPAEHLRFHKSIIKSERNALLIASALFFYWILYSVTNLLVRIDDLNNRIEKIKNQD; from the coding sequence ATGGCGTTGGAGTGGGTTGTGCTAGGCTACACCGCCGGAGCAGAGGCCATCATGGTGCTCCTCCTCACCCTTCCCGGTCTTAACCCCCTCCGCAAGGGCCTCGTCAGCGTCGCTCAGAGCCTCCTCAAGCCTCTATCCTCCATCGTCCCCTTCTGCTTGTTCCTCATGATGGACATCTACTACAAGTACGAGACCCGACCCACTTGCGAATCCCCCGAGGCCTGCTCTCCCGCCGAGCACCTCCGCTTCCACAAGTCTATCATCAAGTCCGAGCGCAATGCCCTCCTCATCGCCTCCGCCCTCTTCTTCTACTGGATACTCTACTCCGTCACCAATCTCCTCGTCCGCATCGATGACCTAAACAATCGCATCGAGAAGATTAAGAATCAGGACTGA
- the LOC116014019 gene encoding uncharacterized protein LOC116014019 yields MAVLSPPSSSSTISMPKRIYPSRLQQQKRLVITKSELKDPSKLEIGSPIIVVEAPKYLKTADSVPCLRANPGLVKPGDVGRIVSRKPKDVWAVRLNIGTYLIDGKYFKPLEVDE; encoded by the exons ATGGCAGTACTCTCTCccccatcttcttcttctacaaTTTCTATGCCCAAACGAATATACCCATCAAGGCTGCAGCAGCAGAAGAGGTTGGTAATCACCAAGTCTGAGTTGAAAGACCCATCAAAGCTTGAAATTGGGTCTCCAATAATCGTAGTTGAGGCTCCCAAGTACTTGAAAACTGCAGATTCTGTGCCTTGCCTCAGGGCTAATCCTGGCTTAGTCAAGCCTGGAGATGTGGGCAG GATTGTATCAAGAAAGCCAAAAGATGTATGGGCAGTTCGTCTCAACATTGGCACTTACCTAATCGATGGAAAATACTTTAAGCCCTTGGAGGTTGATGAGTGA
- the LOC116014410 gene encoding plasmodesmata-located protein 7, whose product MAILSFHFLVSLMGILVFSHSTLLTLSDSSVDGFLYGGCSRIKYSSDSPYESNLNSLLTSLVNSATYSSYNKYSVMGSSQADVLYGLYQCRGDLSMPDCATCVARSVSRLGDLCHQTCGGALQLNGCFVKYDNASFVGAEDRSVVYKKCGPSNGFDAEMMGRRDAVLAGLMGGGAGGLYRVGGSQEVNGVAQCVGDLSVGKCQSCVAEAIGRLKTECGGALFGDMFLGKCYARYTTNGAHAYAAKSNHESHNESEKTFALIIGLLAGVALLIVFLTFMRRIFTGNGK is encoded by the exons ATGGCCATATTGAGTTTccattttcttgtttctttgatGGGCATTCTTGTCTTTTCACACTCCACTCTCCTCACACTCTCCGACTCCTCCGTGGACGGCTTCCTCTACGGCGGGTGCTCCCGGATAAAGTACTCGTCCGACTCGCCCTACGAGTCGAACCTCAACTCGCTACTCACCTCCCTGGTCAACTCGGCCACGTACTCGTCCTACAACAAGTACAGCGTGATGGGGTCCAGCCAGGCCGACGTGTTGTACGGCCTCTACCAATGCCGCGGCGACCTGTCGATGCCCGACTGCGCCACGTGCGTGGCTCGCTCGGTCAGCCGGCTGGGCGACCTGTGCCACCAGACCTGCGGCGGTGCGCTGCAGCTCAACGGCTGCTTCGTGAAGTACGACAACGCAAGCTTCGTGGGCGCGGAGGATAGGTCGGTGGTGTACAAGAAGTGCGGGCCGTCGAACGGGTTCGACGCGGAGATGATGGGCCGCCGCGACGCCGTGCTGGCGGGGCTGATGGGCGGGGGGGCCGGAGGGCTGTATAGAGTGGGTGGGTCCCAGGAGGTGAACGGCGTGGCGCAGTGCGTGGGTGATCTGAGCGTGGGGAAGTGCCAGAGCTGCGTAGCGGAGGCGATCGGCCGGCTCAAAACGGAGTGCGGCGGCGCGTTGTTTGGGGATATGTTCTTGGGGAAATGCTATGCTAGGTACACCACTAATGGAGCTCATGCTTATGCCGCCAAATCTAACCATG AATCCCATAATGAGAGTGAGAAGACATTTGCCCTTATCATCGGATTGTTAGCCGGAGTTGCTCTGCTCATTGTTTTCTTGACTTTCATGAGACGGATATTCACCGGaaatg GTAAATAA